GACGACCGCCGGAATCGTCCGCAACAGGATACGTAGGTCGAGCGCAAGCGACCAATTATCGATGTACTCCAGGTCGAGCTTCATCCAGTCGTCAAACAGGATCCGGTTGCGACCATTGACCTGCCAGAGACAGGTCAGCCCCGGCTTCATCGACAATCGTCGACGCTGCCAGCGCTCGTAGAGTTGAACTTCGTCCCCGAGTGGGGGACGCGGGCCGACGAGGCTCATCTCGCCACGCAGGATGTTCCAGAGCTGCGGAAGTTCATCGATGCTGAACTTGCGGATCAATCGTCCGATCGGCGTGATGCGTGGATCGGCGGCGATCTTGAACACCGGGCCCTGCATCTCGTTCTGCGCCTCCAGCTCCGCTCGGCGATTCTCGGCATCGATGTACATCGAGCGAAACTTCAGCATCTGGAACTTTCGGCCATTGAGTCCAAGCCGTGCCTGACGGAAGAGCGCGGGACCACGGCTGGTGGTTTTCACGAGGATTACCGTGGCGAGCATGATGGGTGAGATCGCGATCAGTAGCGCCGCGGAGATTCCGATGTCCATGCAGCGCTTCAGGAGTAGGCCGAACGCATCGCGCGGCGTCGAAGCGAAGGTCAACATCGGCATGCCATCCAGTTCGGTCGGGTAGGCCCGAGCGAGCAGCGTGCGTACGAAGTCCACCTTGATATGCACCGTGACGCCGACCTCCTCGCACCATGCGATCTCCTGATGGCAACGAAGAAACACCTCCGGGGAAACGACGAACAACACCTCGTCGACGACCTCGGTCTCGATGATCGCCTTCAGGTCGGCCAGTTCCCCGAGGATCGGGACGGCTCCTTCGTCGGCGACTTCATCCTCGGAACGCAGGTGTCCAACGACTCGGAGGCGAAACTCCGGGTGGGTGTCCAGCAGCCGACGCATGGCCATCGCGTCGTGCCCGACACCGACGACCAGAAGGTGTCGTTTGCGGTCGGCACGCGCGTTCTTGCGCCGGCCCGCATGAAACCCGATCCAGTGGGCGATGACCAGGAGGACCAAGCCGTAGCCAAGGAACATGAAGAAGACGGCACGGGAGAAGCTCTTGGCCTGGAGGAGAAAGATCGTCGTCCCGAGGAACAGGGCCTGATAAAGAAACGGCTTCGTGACACGGCGTATCACCACCAGCAGTGGGCGGGTGCCACCGGGTGCCGGGCGTCGCACCCGACGATCGAGAGCCCAGTACATCGGCACGGCGAGCGCCAACAACCAGATGTGCGCAAACAGGTCCAGGACCTCGGGGCGTTCCTGATAAAGGAGCGGGCCGTACGAGCGGGTCACGAAGGCGAGAAAGAACGCCAGGCAAAGAAGGAGACCATCGAGGATCGACTGCAGGTATTCTGATTGCCGGGCTTCCTGGCCTAGCATTCCTTGGTCTCCATTCGACCGCTGAAGCGGGAGGCGAGAACGATCCAGCCGAAGCGGAGATTCCCGATCAGATACCGTTTCCACAGACGACGCGGCTCCTGAAGCAGTCGATAGGCCCATTCAAGACCGACCCGTTGCATCCAGCGAGGTGCCCGTCGGACATTCCCTGCCCACACATCGAACGAACCGC
This genomic interval from Acidobacteriota bacterium contains the following:
- a CDS encoding sugar transferase — its product is MLGQEARQSEYLQSILDGLLLCLAFFLAFVTRSYGPLLYQERPEVLDLFAHIWLLALAVPMYWALDRRVRRPAPGGTRPLLVVIRRVTKPFLYQALFLGTTIFLLQAKSFSRAVFFMFLGYGLVLLVIAHWIGFHAGRRKNARADRKRHLLVVGVGHDAMAMRRLLDTHPEFRLRVVGHLRSEDEVADEGAVPILGELADLKAIIETEVVDEVLFVVSPEVFLRCHQEIAWCEEVGVTVHIKVDFVRTLLARAYPTELDGMPMLTFASTPRDAFGLLLKRCMDIGISAALLIAISPIMLATVILVKTTSRGPALFRQARLGLNGRKFQMLKFRSMYIDAENRRAELEAQNEMQGPVFKIAADPRITPIGRLIRKFSIDELPQLWNILRGEMSLVGPRPPLGDEVQLYERWQRRRLSMKPGLTCLWQVNGRNRILFDDWMKLDLEYIDNWSLALDLRILLRTIPAVVLARGAR
- a CDS encoding WecB/TagA/CpsF family glycosyltransferase codes for the protein GSSDGYFDNDNEAARRVAESGARLLFVGMPSPRKERFLHQQRSVLGSIFSMGVGGSFDVWAGNVRRAPRWMQRVGLEWAYRLLQEPRRLWKRYLIGNLRFGWIVLASRFSGRMETKEC